TAGCAGAGCCATGTAAATAGGAACAGTCAGATCcaaattccaaattttgtCAAAGGTAGACGCTCCATTCTGGAATATCGGTCCATTCAGGAGTGACGAGAAAGTCAGATTATCGATCGGATCCGGGCAAAACACTGTTAAatgtcacaaaaaaaaaatgtaaataaaagaacaaataaACATAACCTATTGAAACTCACGATTGAACGCCGAAGTATTGTCATCGTCCACGGACAACAGGGTAacagacgtcgtcgtcgtaatcAGATCTGTTTGATTAAGCAAATGATAGATTTTTGAAGATTTTTTCGACCGTTCAAAATTTTAGATCGTATAAAATTGAAGTTCTTTACCATACACGTATTTGACCGTATGGTACAGGAAATTGGACATGAGAACCCAGTACACCGCACTTGCCCCAAGTAATGAAAGTGCCGAAAAGAGAACGGAAACCCATTGACCGACACGCCCCAGCAGGAACATGCAGAGATCTGGAAAGTCCGCAAGATTTTCCTTCTCACCTGCAATAAAAACCAAACTGAATTACGTCATTCAAAGATACCATGACCGAAAGTAATATACCGTAGATGCCGTAAACTTGAAGGATACAAAAGGCAGTGTAAAAGCAGATGGCTGCCATGACAAGGATCAGTGACAATCCAGCTACCAGTCCTGCTTGCTCAACAGCCCATGGCATTGAGAGTAACGACGTACCCATCATTGTGTTCCAAACTGCAAAtctacaaaaatttaaaaaagaattgaatgtTGATTACAAGCTTTATcttgtataaaaaaataaaagttggaaaatgatttagtTACATAGTTATTAAACTGCTTTGTTTGCCAGTTAAAGGAACTGTGCCAGGAATGTATGGGTAGAAAAAGATGGATGGCACAACATGATCAGGTATCaactaaacaaaataattttgacaaCCATCAAAGGAATTATCCTAAAACCAACTAGATACTACCATGAGACGGCAACTCTTATTTGTCTCATGTAAAAAGACCTAATGTTTGTACCAATGCTTGATCATTTCCAATGGTGGGTCCTCTTAATCTCTGGTAGTATTTATAGCGTGAGTAAGTAGCTTCCTGAGCATTATCGTATGGTACAGcatcaatcaagacaggggaTTCAGCACGATTTGCTGCAATGGTACTCTGTAAGTGGAATGGACGTCTCGTTCGTTGTTTTGAATTGGCATCCCGAACTCGTATTCCTCTTAACGTTGGCGAAGATCTGGTGGTTAAAACACAAGCAATTAGCCGACATTTGATTATATGCAAcgacaaattcattttattaccTGCCAAGATCTGATGATGAATCTAGTGTCACCTCACTAGCCACGTCTGAATCGGGTAATATGACGTCCACATCTCTGTTCAttgtttaaattaattatagaACTAATTCTGATAACTTCGTTGCCAACCGATGGGTCGGGTAAGTAAACAAAGACTAGTTTGAAGGAACTTGTTTCCGTGAGACCCATGGAACTTTGACAAGCAAGCAGACGGATGTCTACAAAACATGTGAAGCCTTATCGCACCGGCTAGTCCGTTGGAATGCAACAATACAAAACAAttcttcaaatcttttctttgttaaaCCTAGACATAATTTTAtcgtattttatattttaatttgaccTCCAAAAAAGTTGTCAACAAAATTTCtgtgttgttttttgggtgtattttaaaaggtttaaaaaatacgtactAGTAGTTAGTAGGTCAATGACCGAGCGCAAAGTGACAGAACTATGGGGCGGATTAAAA
The sequence above is drawn from the Daphnia pulicaria isolate SC F1-1A chromosome 1, SC_F0-13Bv2, whole genome shotgun sequence genome and encodes:
- the LOC124322684 gene encoding sodium-coupled neutral amino acid transporter 9-like, with protein sequence MNRDVDVILPDSDVASEVTLDSSSDLGRSSPTLRGIRVRDANSKQRTRRPFHLQSTIAANRAESPVLIDAVPYDNAQEATYSRYKYYQRLRGPTIGNDQALLIPDHVVPSIFFYPYIPGTVPLTGKQSSLITIFAVWNTMMGTSLLSMPWAVEQAGLVAGLSLILVMAAICFYTAFCILQVYGIYGEKENLADFPDLCMFLLGRVGQWVSVLFSALSLLGASAVYWVLMSNFLYHTVKYVYDLITTTTSVTLLSVDDDNTSAFNLFCPDPIDNLTFSSLLNGPIFQNGASTFDKIWNLDLTVPIYMALLLLPLICLKSATFFTKFNALGTVSVFYIMAFVVTKASQWGVHVEFSDTTSPFYVPLLRSNFPALSGMLSLALYLHNCVVSIMKNNRRQECNGRDLSIAYTLVALTYLGIGATFYLTFPLEKDCIEDNLLNNFSRSDTLTVIARVFLLFQMMTVFPLLAYILRTQILYAFFNSIYPSFNHVFSLNVILLSVCVVFAIFLPQVGTITRFSGALCGLVYVFTLPSILYVVSYRKQNNGRAPAWVYIVHGFIMLCGLLNLIAQFVVTN